A window of Eretmochelys imbricata isolate rEreImb1 chromosome 25, rEreImb1.hap1, whole genome shotgun sequence contains these coding sequences:
- the LOC144280191 gene encoding nuclear receptor ROR-beta-like: protein CFVPLPAAAQIEVIPCKICGDKSSGIHYGVITCEGCKGFFRRSQQNNASYSCSRQRNCLIDRTNRNRCQHCRLQKCLALGMSRDAVKFGRMSKKQRDSLYAEVQKHQQSQEQNGVSKDDSEALARVYPTSVSSGVSDLDDISPLSDGLLFDFPLTPEGGSAYYNLDLLTSAQPSPDQSSVDVSDAKLIKQESIYELMLEPGLFDHSTLEGSQLASDISMLEIDRIAQNVVKSHLETCQYTTEELKTLAWMLYTQEEIRSLQNKSCETMWQQCSLQISNAIQYVVEFAKRIDGFMELCQNDQIILLKAGCLEVLLIRMIRAFNPLNNTVLFEGKYGGMQIFKSLGCDDLINAVFELGRNLCRLQLSDEEIALFTAAVLLAPDRPWLTESKKVQKLQDKIYIALQHEIQKKHSSEDKLSKLISKLPLMKTICNLHLDKLEFFRILHPETAMNFPPLYKEVFNSELQYSDPRES from the exons TGTTTtgttcccctccctgctgcagcccaaaTCGAAGTGATCCCATGTAAGATCTGCGGAGACAAGTCTTCAGGGATTCACTATGGTGTCATCACCTGCGAAGGCTGTAAG GGCTTCTTCCGGAGAAGCCAGCAGAATAACGCCAGCTACTCCTGCTCGCGCCAGAGGAACTGCCTGATCGACCGGACCAACCGGAACCGGTGCCAACATTGCCGCCTACAGAAATGTCTGGCACTGGGCATGTCGCGTGATG CGGTGAAGTTCGGCCGCATGTCCAAGAAGCAGCGGGACAGCTTGTATGCCGAGGTGCAGAAgcaccagcagagccaggagcagaacgGCGTCTCCAAGGACGACTCCGAGGCCCTGGCCCGGGTCTACCCCACCAGCGTGAGCAGCGGGGTCTCGGACCTGGACGACATCTCCCCGCTGTCGGACGGGCTCCTCTTCgacttccccctcacccccgagGGAGGCAGCGCTTACTACAACCTCGACCTCCTGACCTCGGCCCAGCCCTCGCCCGACCAGTCCAGCGTGGACGTGAGCGATGCCAAGCTCATCAAGCAGGAGTCCATCTACGAGCTGATGCTGGAGCCCGGCCTCTTTGACCACAGCACCCTGGAGGGCAGCCAGCTCGCCTCGGACATTTCGATGCTCGAGATCG ACCGCATCGCCCAGAACGTAGTCAAGTCCCACCTGGAGACCTGCCAGTACACGACGGAGGAGCTCAAGACGCTAGCGTGGATGCTGTACACCCAGGAGGAGATCAGGAGCTTGCAGAACAAG AGCTGCGAGACCATGTGGCAGCAGTGCTCCCTGCAGATCTCCAACGCCATTCAGTACGTGGTGGAGTTCGCCAAGCGCATCGACGGCTTCATGGAGCTCTGCCAGAACGACCAGATCATCCTCCTCAAAGCAG GTTGCCTGGAAGTGCTTCTGATCCGAATGATTCGGGCATTCAACCCTTTAAATAACACGGTGCTCTTCGAGGGGAAATACGGTGGCATGCAGATATTCAAGTCGCTTG GCTGCGACGACCTTATCAATGCTGTCTTCGAGCTGGGGAGGAACCTGTGCCGGCTACAGCTCTCGGACGAGGAGATTGCGCTGTTCACTGCAGCCGTCCTGCTCGCTCCAG ATCGCCCTTGGCTCACGGAATCCAAGAAGGTGCAGAAGCTCCAGGACAAGATCTACATAGCCCTGCAGCACGAGATCCAGAAGAAACACTCCAGCGAGGATAAGCTCTCAAAG TTGATTTCCAAGCTGCCCTTGATGAAAACCATCTGCAACCTGCACTTGGACAAGTTGGAGTTTTTCCGGATTCTGCATCCGGAGACAGCCATGAACTTTCCGCCCCTGTACAAGGAAGTATTCAACTCGGAGCTCCAGTACAGCGACCCGCGAGAGAGCTAA